attttttcatatacTAAACATAACCTATAAACGTTttacatttatgtataaatttatctAATACTACATTCACTCATACCGTTATCTTCTCCAATTCAACCCCAACATATTACGTGCCTGaaaaggaaaacaaaattttaataaaataaaaaaaaacttttaacaaaaagaaaaccgacttcaaaagaaaaacttttccaaaactaattagtaattaatgtgcactaaaaagtaaaaaataagaatGCACGTTTTTGGCCAACAAAAGTATTCGGGTCGCACCTACTATTATGTGAAAGGAAATGATTTTCTGCCTCTTTAGAcctaaagatttaaaattttcaagccAAGCTTACCATAATGATTGCGGACGTAATAGTTTCCTTGGCTTGATTACTAACGGTATCAGATGTCGAGATGAATTTGTTCACAGCAGACGCTTCAGAAATTCGTTGACTTAAAAATTGCCACGTTTCTGTATGATCCTCTGAAGTGTCTTGAACCATATACAATTCTGTCATTTTATAAATAGCAGCAATTCCAATACGGCGACTATACCATGTAAGCTAAAACAATTGATGGAACCTTTAGTTAACTTTCCAAAAAAGTATGAAACATAAACTTACATCCACTGATCGATCACCAGCGTAGTAACAAATATCATCAGCTAATGTCATTAAATTTGCAAGTGTTGCGGGTACATTTTGAGGCATAGACATAATTGCTATAGCCTGTGTCCACTTACTTTCATAAGGTATAATCATCCTCAATCGTTTTTCAATTGCTATCCTCGCAATTTCAGACCCTGATTGTTGTTTTTTGACATCCCCAAATTCCTATAAAgagaataatagaaaatttgcaTACAAGAAAGAACCCGACATGATTCTTatagtataattaaaattaagggTTGAATCTAAAATATATCAGCTCTCAAAGCTTTGACGTCCTTAGGTTAATTAGTTGTAGAAGACTTCCTAATAATGTCTTACCTCTTTAAGTTCATTTGCTAACTTAGTATTACACTGCGTATAAAAGAATTGTACTAATTCCGATCCGGCCGATGGAAACAAACCATGTATTGTACCAGGATAATTAACAGTTTTCGCTCCGGCAATAATTGCATTACGTGACCATCCCATTTCATGTACAAAAGGTAATGAAGCGTTTAAGATGGTGGTTTTGATATCTTGTTCATATTTGTTATCATCTTCTTTGTCATCTGTAGTAATTGGTTCAGGTTTTATTTCAAGAGTAGTCGTAGAATCACCTTTAGGTGTTCCAGTTTCTTGTAATTTGTATGAAGATATACAAATGCCTCGTGAGTCTGCAAAATAAACGAAACTTTTATATAGTATATAAATTCCAGGATTAATCCAGGATTAATTTCATCGATCAATATCTCTGCAACTTGACTTTTATATCTTTCAGTTATTTAAGGTAAATAGAACACACTAAAAATTCAGATCATTAAATGATAAGATGAGTATATTTTCAGCATCGCTCCGAAATAAAAGATTTCCGGGCAGGATTTCAAGTGATATCTCGAATTCTACCCAAGGAATTGTTAAATAATCTCGATTTCTTGTTACTTGGATAGTttctcaaattttgaaaatatacaataagCAATAATAcctcttaagaaaattgcaaaaatcggcAAATTTTTGTTGTCTGCGGTTTAGCTAgttattttctagagtaattttgacccaaaaaatacgaaaatcgcaCTTCTTTGGTAATAAGAATAGTAGTTTCTGCGATATCGTATAACATCTTATACGAGGGTATTCCTGAATAATTTCTTCAGTCGATACCTCAGAAACTTTCAATCACAAAATCAATCAGATTGTCGTATCTTAGGGTTATTTAGCAAGTCTAGCGATGAAAGTttctaataacttttttgtatgtCCTGTGCTAGAGAAGTTGAGCCAGTATTGCCAGGGTGACACGGTCAAAAGTTACTTTGGTATGCCTGAGTATGTTCTTTAGAACTCATACCTTTTACAATTCTGATTTACATTCtgtaactaaatttaaaaaaatacatttttaatatggaaaattgattttattaataaatattttttaataaagtataaataaagtaaaaaaatcatgtAGAACTcttaaaactatatatttttgcatCAATACACTCATTAACACGTACACGTAAACTTTCCATTAAATCGAAACCATTTAAAGCTGAATCAATAGCGGCTATTTGGTCTGTCGTTGATAAATGTGATAATGTTTCACCACCAATAGTTACTGAAAATCGTTTATCAACAATATCACTATCCCCTTTTCCAATTTGATTATCAAGAATATCCTTCTTTCGTATATCATAATGAGCCTTCGATAATTCGATTGCATCTTTTAACGGCGATAAAATTTCATTACGTATTAGTTCGGTAACATCCCAAATACCAGTACGATTATCATTATCACGTAAATATagatagattaaaaaatttaataaagctaATATTTGATCAGAGATTATCATTAAATCAGTTCGGGCACCATCAGACAAAGAACcaaatttaattagaatatttttcaaataggaACCCTTTAAATACAGTGGAATGAATTCCGAATTAAAATGTGCATTTAAAGaatctttatattttgataCTAATAATCctaacattccagaatgtttgcaaatttgaaaaatatttgttatcaaAAGGTAACGaccttttattgtaaatttatcgTAATAAAGATCGAAAATATCTTTTGCTAACATTCGATATTCTTTTACTGTACAATGAatcattatatttgttaaaatttgtataaattgagCATGAACATTAGAATCTAACAGTTCATGGGACATATTAGGTACTAATTTTATAAGGCTATACGATAATAAAAGGcctttatgaataataaactcTTCAATTTCTTTCATTAGAACAATCGCTAGGTGCAATCCCTGTTGTAGTATAAAAATGGGACAATAAACGCAAGGAACTGTTTCGAATTCAATACTTTCAgcgaataataaatagtaaaagaCTCCTAAACAAGGTAAAGGTAATTCGTTGATATCTGTTATGAATTCTTCCTCCGGTGTATCAGCTAAAACATCCTTTTCACGTTTATCATTTCTTGGTATATTATTTAGAAACGCAATTTTATCGCTGATTAATTTTGATAGCAATGCCATAATTTCTTCAGCCAATAAACGTGATTTACTTTTTGcattaaacttattttctaaGTTTAAAGCAGAAAATGGTTTATCcaatatttgtaacaaaaaacatGCACAGAGTTTTCGAAATCCAGGAACCGTTTCTATAAATTCttcattaacaaaatattttgtaaaattaataactgCATCGTAAATTCCATTTATCTTATGTACATTTTCGTCGGAGTCTAACAATAGTTTTTCATTACCCTCTAAACTATGATTTTCCGGGCAATCGATTTTACGGACATAACGTTTAATTGCAGTAAATGTCCATTCTAAAGTACGTTCTCGTTTATTTTGTACACGGattaaaacgttttttaagAGTCgtataattgttataaattctTTATCATCCTTAGCTAATTCAATACGTTCAATGAATTCTAACAACGCTTCTTCTGGTGTtccattttcacttgttaattgtaatattttctcGCAGGCATCAACCCACtgaatataagttttataattttcatttgtaatttcttcataaattaaatgtgTGTAGGACcaacaattatttttccaataattcgACGATTTCTCATCGTttacaattaaatcaaatagaccgttaatatttttcgattgtaaaataattttcaatttattctcAAATTCACCCGCAAAAGtggtcatttttatttaattttttttaatttttaaatgacagttatatatacttagaatttagctattttaaatattctaaccttacattatattttaattttgtaaatttattaatattttgggtAGGTcaaatcttatttattaaaatatttttgaaaagtttattaaaataattaaatgtaaatactcACGTTTTAAcaatattgaaaatgtattcgaaaatttacttgttataaacaccgccattttcaaatttcatttctttttactttttcatcaatttcattaaaaatattagagaaGGTTTGTTCCTAAGCTGTATTTTCGCTACAAGCTTAACGaggcaaaaaatattaaaaagaatgtaaaattctgttttttgaaaaatgatttcgtctatttatttttatggatttttatgtttcttttaaaatattttatttgtttcattgaAAATATGAGTATTTCTGTGAAATAATCTTGTATTCTTGAAGTTCAAGTTGTTCCTACAAGATAGCATTACTATTACTATTTCTAGAGTAGTAATgtgaagaattttaatttaattaattcgatttcttttttgcctttagtatttaattataattaatatctaaTGAAATTAAATGCATAATAATCAAATACTTTAAAACCAAGAAGAAACAATACGGTTATAGGAAATACAAAAGGCGGCATCGCTTAAATTGCTCTTTCCAGACATTCAGCGCCCCGTACCtcgatgatttattttttagactatgaaaaaaaaaatagatattgaTTAATCAGTctagattttcaattttattcgaaaGCTGTTTTTAAAAGATGTTAATCATTGGTTAAAAGCAGCATTAAGCATCACCATGATAGCCTTAATCATTTTGTCGATTTTTGGATGTTTGGACggccaaatttttaataaacaaattagataaattctttaaacaattgtCAAATTCGGGATTTCGATTTCGATGTATATCAAgctatttttagaataaactaCACAAATCAGAAGTACCTATAACTGTACAATTTGTGTAGAACTGCACGTTAAAAAAACTCTGCCTTTGAGAACTAAAATTGAATCTTATAATGTGGACagtcagggccggatttaaatttctgccgccctgggcactgaagaaaatgccgccctatgactgaaattttattttaatagttttgatatcttattttttaagaattagaataactaattaattgcagaaaaaagaaccggttcataacgagctgaccatctggttgcagataaagtttttaacgcaattcttttttcagtatgaGACTGTAAGCCCCGACCCAGCGATGCGTCGatgcagtaaaaaagttgtatacattttgtactGTATGAAAGAATGACGCAGCTTCTGGGGCGCATTCAACTCCAACTAAATTCATAGAATGAGCAGCACAAGAAGCATGTTctgcaaaatataatttcataaattcttgCCTGTAAGCCCGAATAAATCCCTGATACATTATTCGCGTTATCAAATGACTGACTTCGACAATCTGAGAGATCAAGATCAAAAAACTGAAGAACAGATAATACAGCAACTAGCAAATCTTCAGCTTTATGTCTAGAGTTCTCAGTTCTcaataaacatgaaaaaaaaatttttttaattcttcaaaaaaaactatattaatttatcaatttcagaaaaaaaaagtatcaaattttatttgttcaaacctttatggaaataaattaattttattttaatagttttcacttaaatttcctatattataatatacaaaattttaatttgatacataatgcataaattatatttcttgaaagataaaatctttatttaaaagaattagttaattatatattgtatagaaaatgttttctcactttcaaaattttgccgccctagaaaatttgccgccctgggcactagccccgactgtccctagtgtaaatccagcactgTGGACAGTTTTACAAATTGTATAATCCCGCTAGTCACCATCATGCTCAGTGCCACTTAccctataaatataaatatacattcgTCAATAAACCgcatattcttcaaaaattaacCCGGTGATTTATTGATTCGCACTTTACCACGATCttacaagtttaaatttttttttatgtgtgccACTTATGGCGGTCCatgatatttttctattttggcaatttttttgtGGCCACATTGTATTTCGGTGTTGCTTTGATGgggaaaaatatgttttcaaatCAAGACAATAGTTATTGATTATTGCTTCACAAATTTTTCGCATTAaagcattttgtttatttacaaattttctgaTATTCAATTATCACacgtttttataaatacaagtgCCTAagatgtatattttcaaaagcatttacgcatttattttaatttttttttacaaaacaataaaaaaactttctttcaaAGCAATTTACTTAATTCCACTTTCTTTCAAAGCAATTTAAAAGCACTAATTTGGTCAGAGAGCTTTTATTCACCTGGAAAGCATGGAAAATTCAgggaatttcattttgaaaaaacagtGGCCTACGTTAACACGACAGTGGAACTATGTCTGCTAAATTTTGGCAAATccactaattataaaaaaaactcttcaaacaaaagtttgtttttgaaaacggaacatttttttgtattttaacttttctttaaaTCTATTGCGgcataaacatatattttcatttttatatgaaaacatCTGTTTATTATTGGAGGTCGTGATTTTATGGACTTTTATTTGCAATATATAAAGGCCAAACTCGCATGTGTCGTGACTCGTGTACGGGGTCGTTtattatttgacattattcattaatatgttgttaaatatttactataaaattaattgttttctattgtttaaaatacataGTATTTTTATAACCTTTGAAAAacggaaataaatatttttaagttcaatATCAGTTGTAAGTGACAATGTTacctaaatataattaataaaaagttttataccatgcatttaTGTAACATgcgaggtatactaagtttagtcccaattgtttgtaacgcttaaaaatattgatgctataaacaaaattttggtataggtgtttataaaatcacctaattagtccattttcggttttttgtccgtctgtccgtctgtctgtcaactcgataagttaaaaccgaaaaaagatataaagctgaaatttttgacgacgtaaaaagtgaggtcgagttcgtaaatgagcaacataggtcaagtaggtcttgggtccgtaagacccatcttgtaaaccgttagagatagaacaaaagtttaaatgtaaaaaatattccttataaaaaaataaccaacttttgtttgaaacattttttcgtaaacacactgtttacccgtaagggcgcaaattaggcataaagtgtatagtatgtattatatgggaatattagttatgtatgtgtgatatgtatgtatgtgtaatatgataacatgagagtaattaacactgtttatgcatggtatttcaacaatttactcagtcgattgtttgttttcacttgtttaaattaaattataaattcgcAAATACTTGGACTAGAAAACAAATACTttctagtttaaattttttaagaaattgggACGAACTCATATGTAACCTTTtggaatttttgttattataccaCAAATAACCCAACGTTTTCTAGTccataatatcaacaaaaactAGATTTGCATAACAGGCTAAATCGTATGACGTAATTgcaaatttgcaaattttaacagttaaaataaattgattgattattcTATTGCTTTGCTTGGTTATTATAActgtaaatagatattttccgataaaaagttattatttcatCCCGATAATTGTTTGTGAGGCTGTGAAAATGCCTATGTAACTAAatgttttcttgaaaaaaatatcctatcaatttaaaatttcatacttATAATGGTGCGGATCTGAGGATGAGAAATCgatctatattattaaattagataTGCTGTGAATTTAAGGTCATTCATTAttccattttaattaaacaatccagctaaaaaattttggcgataaaggacgctgttatgactaatttgcaattctttacatgttaatgttatagaaaatgtcaaattaaaattattgagaaacactaattaattaaacttaatgctttaaaaattgtgaaaataagaaatcaaattgcacaaatattatttttcaaatgtaaattatcataattatttatttaaatttgtgagacaataatgttaaattttcaatgtaagtcataaatgcaatccatacaattatatatgcatccatacaattctataattagtgtatcgttactatgaaaacgcctccaataaaactcacgcacggtgcgaatataggatagatttttacttttcgttttcaatcgtacgaaaaaataaaaaagttgtgtgttattttataaagaacaactttataATTAAGTTTTCCTCTATCTCTTATCAGTTCATAGcatgaattgatttttaaagaatattactaactataatatataaaaatctatgTCCAGGGAAGGGATGGTTTGCTGCCCCGTCCTATTCTTATCTCGGTATGCTCATAATGATTCTTATGCCTACTTACTGAGGTGGGCAAAAAAGGTACCTATTATtttacactaaataatttttgaattcagAAACACATAATATTTGCCAAAAAAATATCCCACGTtgctgaaaatttttgttattgctGTTTCTTGACTTGTgctatcaatttatttaaaaactcatTCAGAAAGTTGGTGATCTGGACTCTAAAGGCTAAAACCACCTCGACTAGTTTCTTAATGAAATAATCTACACTACATGCAAACACATCTCCACAAACTGgtgatattttgacattttatttgtttttctaataataaattttggttttatttgttatttaaaaacaaaatttacagtTAAGGTcgataaattgtataattacCCGTCTTTAACTAGACCgacgcggtatgcttagggtagcgggttcgattcccgccgtcgccacaaaattaatttaattaatagttgtgatgggcagGTGTAGCTTTGAATTGCTTTGAATGTTTAGCGTTTTTTTCCGCATCGGAACTCTTGATTGCTTCAACTTGGGTCATTTGTTTCCAGGGAATCATGGTACATCTTCTTTACAAACATGAATAACATAATATAACAGATACCCTGGAAATTTTGCAATGGTCTCGTGGACCACTAAATTCTCTATATgggagtaaaaaatattttttctttcaaaaccaCAACTCATAAAAaggatattaattatataaagtgaaaataataacaCTTCTCACTTTTGGAAAGTGCATGTagctataataataaatcgtaAGTATTAAATTGCTGATTAGTAAATTTAACCACTAATGCATAggtaattacaaaaattcatttccttagaaaatgatatttaaatgtggtAATTTAATTGTGGTGATATATGGGAAGGTTGTTAAGGTAGACCATACTTTTGACTATATTGTCCATAGCTAATTGATTGGATAatgaaatagtaaaaaaacattagaaaagttttgcgaCACCCTCTAAGATAACACATTGCTGTAAATTCACACAAAATTTACActgaaatgattaaaaatcaTTAGGAAAATGAATTGAATGGAATAAAGAGCCTAATTTTTCTTGCTTTTTCATAACAAATtagagaataaaatatatagctaGCCACCTAATTCTTTATATATCAAGAAAACCTTTTCtaatctttttttgtaaaaaagctCAATATCTTAgggataaaaaaaacaaaataagctCTTACAAACGTTATGAGAATTTACTTCCTGCTAAATTGTCTGAACTTTTGATACTTGTATTTCtaagcattttaaataaatgtctcAATAGACGcaacgaaaaataattaacagtttTGGAGTTTTGGAGGAAGCATTTTCTCCACtcgtaaagaaatattttccattttttatccaatatacatagtttttgaaatcatCGAATTAgtattttaaccaatttttatactccttaaaataattatgtattgcTTGGGAGTCGCCTCTACAGATtcacaaaaatggttcaaaacagccatttgctttaaaaaagtaaaattctactgaattcaaaatttcagttatCGGATGAAAACAGAATCAATCTAGCTACCAACTTTCaaataaccattttttaaagattttgagaaaaatggaactaaatgtaataaataattttgtgcaAGTTTTTAGGAAAAGG
The Chrysoperla carnea chromosome 4, inChrCarn1.1, whole genome shotgun sequence genome window above contains:
- the LOC123297515 gene encoding ubiquinone biosynthesis protein COQ9, mitochondrial translates to MAVFITSKFSNTFSILLKHSRGICISSYKLQETGTPKGDSTTTLEIKPEPITTDDKEDDNKYEQDIKTTILNASLPFVHEMGWSRNAIIAGAKTVNYPGTIHGLFPSAGSELVQFFYTQCNTKLANELKEEFGDVKKQQSGSEIARIAIEKRLRMIIPYESKWTQAIAIMSMPQNVPATLANLMTLADDICYYAGDRSVDLTWYSRRIGIAAIYKMTELYMVQDTSEDHTETWQFLSQRISEASAVNKFISTSDTVSNQAKETITSAIIMARNMLGLNWRR